In a genomic window of Streptomyces sp. SJL17-4:
- the cobG gene encoding precorrin-3B synthase, translating into MLAAMPPTPPPTPEPGEPRIRDRGDACPGALRLHSADDGRLARLRLPGGRLTSRQVEFLADAAESLGDGRLSITSRGNAELRGLADDCGAELAALLAEAGLLPSPTHERVRNIVASPAAGLDGLGAADVQLWARELDALLCSAPWAAALSGRFLFVLDDGRGDVAGLGGDVTLVAVQGGGAELHVGGRAFRVADADAARAALAAAGAFLDAARDAGTGAWRVRELPEGTEIDATGALAAAGLPTEPVTAQSPGLPTEPLAPQRVPVVPAPASASASAPGAVPPPPLPHGPAPSPGPLGSAALSVLAPLGRLTAAQLRALLPADEVRLTPWRGVVVVGAGAERLPALDAAGLVTRPDSPWAGVTACTGRPGCAKSLADVRTDATTTATAAGTATAAAPGRPVHFSGCERRCGHPHGAWTDVLATAGGDYLVDGVPTPRTALPEAVTAARTTR; encoded by the coding sequence ATGCTCGCCGCCATGCCGCCCACCCCGCCCCCGACGCCCGAGCCGGGCGAACCTCGCATACGGGACCGTGGCGACGCGTGCCCCGGGGCGCTGCGCCTGCACTCCGCCGACGACGGCCGCCTCGCCCGACTCCGCCTGCCCGGCGGCCGCTTGACGTCCCGTCAGGTCGAGTTCCTGGCGGACGCGGCGGAGTCCCTGGGCGACGGACGGCTCAGCATCACCTCCCGCGGCAACGCCGAGCTGCGCGGCCTCGCCGACGACTGCGGGGCGGAGCTCGCCGCGCTCCTCGCCGAGGCGGGCCTGCTGCCCTCCCCCACCCATGAACGCGTCCGCAACATCGTCGCCTCCCCGGCCGCGGGGCTCGACGGACTCGGCGCCGCCGACGTGCAGTTGTGGGCCCGCGAGCTGGACGCCCTGTTGTGCTCCGCCCCCTGGGCGGCGGCCCTCTCCGGCCGGTTCCTCTTCGTCCTCGACGACGGGCGCGGCGACGTGGCCGGGCTCGGCGGCGATGTGACCTTGGTCGCAGTGCAGGGCGGAGGTGCCGAGCTGCACGTCGGCGGGCGGGCCTTCCGTGTCGCCGACGCCGACGCGGCCCGCGCGGCCCTGGCCGCGGCGGGCGCGTTCCTGGACGCGGCGCGGGACGCCGGGACCGGCGCCTGGCGGGTCCGGGAACTGCCGGAAGGCACCGAGATCGACGCGACGGGAGCCCTGGCTGCCGCGGGACTGCCGACCGAGCCGGTCACGGCGCAGAGCCCGGGACTGCCGACCGAGCCGCTCGCACCGCAGCGCGTGCCCGTGGTGCCCGCCCCCGCCTCCGCCTCCGCCTCCGCTCCCGGAGCCGTACCCCCGCCGCCGCTTCCCCACGGTCCAGCCCCCTCCCCCGGCCCCCTCGGCTCCGCCGCCCTCTCCGTGCTCGCGCCCCTCGGGCGGCTCACCGCCGCCCAGCTGCGCGCACTGCTCCCCGCCGACGAGGTGCGGCTCACCCCCTGGCGCGGCGTCGTCGTGGTCGGCGCCGGGGCCGAACGGCTGCCCGCCCTCGACGCGGCCGGGCTCGTCACCCGCCCCGACTCCCCCTGGGCCGGCGTCACCGCCTGCACCGGACGGCCCGGCTGTGCCAAGTCCCTCGCCGACGTCCGCACCGACGCCACCACCACCGCCACGGCTGCCGGAACCGCCACCGCTGCCGCGCCCGGTCGCCCCGTGCACTTCTCCGGGTGCGAGCGCCGCTGCGGACACCCGCACGGTGCCTGGACCGACGTCCTCGCCACCGCCGGCGGCGACTACCTGGTGGACGGCGTCCCCACCCCCCGTACCGCCCTGCCCGAAGCCGTGACCGCGGCCCGCACGACGAGATGA
- a CDS encoding serine hydrolase has product MGSLAGTGPTPTPTPEPPPAQPPPELDRADVDRAVGRLDPSVAELMRKTGVPGVSVAVVYKDEVVRIEGYGVREVGKDGKVDADTVFQLASVSKPVSSTVVSGAVGVEGWQKPANPELPEFRLKDPWVTSHVTVADLFSHRSGLPDHAGDLLEDLGYDQEYILSHLRYEPLAPFRASYAYTNFGLTAAAESVAAEKGVPWAKLAEDTLYKPAGMNDTSSTFQDFLSNPDRAHGHVKEADGTWKAQFVRDPDAQSPAGGVSSSARDMAVWLRLQLANGELDGKRIVAEDALDLTHHPESVANPAHAPAARTGFYGLGWNVSYDDEGRLRLSHTGAFALGAHTNVTMLPGEQLGIVVLTNGAPVGVADTVALDFFDTAQNGKPSRDWLPIVNALYEQEADAGRSDTDFAKPPADATPAKAADSYTGTYTSDYYGRLTVAEEGGGLVLRLGPEPQSYKLTHYDGDTFSFPTRGENAVGPTGVTFSPDGKTVRVEYLDQEGLGTFTRD; this is encoded by the coding sequence ATGGGTTCCCTCGCCGGGACCGGTCCGACCCCGACGCCGACACCCGAGCCTCCCCCGGCCCAGCCGCCGCCCGAGCTCGACCGGGCGGACGTGGACCGCGCCGTCGGTCGGCTCGATCCGAGTGTCGCGGAGTTGATGAGGAAGACCGGCGTGCCCGGGGTCTCCGTCGCCGTCGTGTACAAGGACGAGGTCGTCCGCATCGAGGGGTACGGCGTCCGCGAGGTCGGCAAGGACGGCAAGGTCGACGCCGACACCGTCTTCCAGCTGGCCTCCGTGTCGAAGCCGGTCTCCTCCACCGTCGTCTCCGGAGCGGTCGGCGTGGAGGGCTGGCAGAAGCCGGCCAACCCCGAACTCCCCGAGTTCCGGCTGAAGGACCCGTGGGTGACCTCCCATGTGACCGTCGCCGACCTGTTCTCGCACCGCAGCGGCCTCCCCGACCACGCGGGCGACCTCCTTGAGGACCTCGGCTACGACCAGGAGTACATCCTGTCCCATCTGCGGTACGAGCCCCTCGCACCGTTCCGCGCGAGCTACGCGTACACCAACTTCGGCCTGACGGCGGCCGCCGAGTCCGTCGCTGCGGAGAAGGGCGTGCCCTGGGCGAAGCTCGCCGAGGACACCCTCTACAAGCCTGCCGGCATGAACGACACCAGCTCCACCTTCCAGGACTTCCTCTCGAACCCGGACCGGGCCCACGGCCACGTCAAGGAGGCCGACGGGACCTGGAAGGCACAGTTCGTACGGGACCCGGACGCGCAGTCCCCCGCCGGCGGCGTCAGTTCCTCGGCCCGTGACATGGCGGTCTGGCTGCGGCTCCAGCTCGCCAACGGCGAGCTCGACGGGAAGCGGATCGTCGCCGAGGACGCCCTCGACCTCACCCACCACCCCGAGTCCGTCGCCAACCCGGCGCACGCACCCGCCGCGCGGACCGGCTTCTACGGCCTCGGCTGGAACGTGTCGTACGACGACGAGGGCCGCCTCCGCCTCTCCCATACCGGCGCGTTCGCGCTCGGCGCGCACACCAACGTCACGATGCTGCCGGGCGAGCAGCTCGGCATCGTCGTCCTCACCAATGGCGCGCCGGTCGGCGTCGCCGACACCGTCGCCCTCGACTTCTTCGACACCGCGCAGAACGGGAAGCCGAGCCGGGACTGGCTGCCGATCGTCAACGCCCTGTACGAGCAGGAGGCGGACGCCGGCCGCTCCGACACGGACTTCGCGAAGCCCCCGGCGGACGCGACCCCCGCGAAGGCCGCCGACTCCTACACGGGCACGTACACCAGCGACTACTACGGTCGTCTGACGGTGGCGGAGGAGGGCGGCGGGCTGGTCCTGCGACTGGGGCCGGAGCCCCAGTCGTACAAGCTCACCCACTACGACGGCGACACGTTCAGCTTTCCGACGCGCGGGGAGAACGCCGTCGGCCCGACCGGCGTCACGTTCTCCCCGGACGGCAAGACCGTCCGCGTCGAGTACCTGGACCAGGAGGGGCTGGGCACCTTCACCCGCGACTGA
- a CDS encoding cobalt-precorrin-5B (C(1))-methyltransferase, with translation MTSGGGREAQLKHTGLRPGWTTGACATAATTAAYTALLTGDFPDPVTITLPKGQTPSFALTAESLGGGTAMAAVTKDAGDDPDVTHGAVIRSTVRLLPAGSGVVFRAGEGVGTVTLPGLPLEVGEPAINPVPRQLMREHVAEVAARHGGGGDVEITVSVDNGAEIARSTWNPRIGILGGLSILGTTGVVVPYSCSAWIDSIRRGVDVARAGGLTHVAGCTGSTSERTVSTLYDLPEIALLDMGDFAGAVLKYIRRHPVDRLTVCGGFAKLSKLAAGHLDLHSARSQVDKGFLAELARTGGASESLAAEIADANTGLAALRLCEAAHVPLGDLVAARARDEALAVLRGAPVAVDVICIDRAGTVVGRSAVAGPGGA, from the coding sequence GTGACTTCAGGCGGCGGGCGTGAGGCCCAACTCAAGCACACGGGTCTCCGCCCGGGGTGGACGACGGGTGCCTGCGCGACGGCGGCGACGACGGCCGCGTACACGGCGCTCCTGACCGGCGATTTCCCCGACCCGGTGACCATCACGCTGCCGAAGGGCCAGACGCCGTCCTTCGCGCTGACGGCGGAGTCCCTCGGCGGCGGTACGGCCATGGCGGCGGTCACGAAGGACGCGGGCGACGACCCGGACGTCACGCACGGCGCCGTGATCCGTTCGACGGTACGGCTCCTCCCGGCGGGCTCCGGCGTCGTCTTCCGGGCCGGCGAGGGCGTCGGCACGGTCACCCTGCCGGGCCTGCCCCTGGAGGTCGGCGAACCGGCGATCAACCCGGTGCCCCGGCAGCTCATGCGGGAGCACGTGGCCGAGGTCGCGGCCCGGCACGGCGGCGGCGGGGACGTCGAGATCACCGTCTCCGTCGACAACGGCGCCGAGATCGCCCGCTCAACCTGGAACCCCCGGATCGGCATCCTGGGCGGCCTGTCGATCCTCGGCACGACGGGCGTCGTCGTCCCGTACTCCTGCTCGGCGTGGATCGACTCGATCCGCCGGGGCGTGGACGTGGCCCGCGCGGGCGGCCTGACGCACGTGGCGGGCTGCACGGGCTCGACGTCGGAACGGACGGTCTCGACCCTCTACGACCTGCCGGAGATCGCGCTCCTCGACATGGGTGACTTCGCGGGCGCGGTCCTCAAGTACATCCGCCGCCATCCGGTCGACCGCCTCACGGTCTGCGGCGGCTTCGCCAAGCTCTCCAAGCTGGCCGCCGGCCACCTGGACCTCCACTCGGCCCGCTCCCAGGTCGACAAGGGCTTCCTGGCGGAGCTGGCCCGCACGGGCGGCGCGTCGGAGTCCCTCGCGGCGGAGATCGCGGACGCCAACACGGGCCTCGCCGCGCTCCGCCTCTGCGAGGCCGCCCACGTCCCCCTGGGCGACCTGGTCGCCGCCCGCGCCCGCGACGAGGCCCTGGCGGTGCTCCGGGGCGCCCCGGTGGCGGTGGACGTGATCTGCATCGACCGGGCGGGGACGGTGGTGGGACGGTCGGCGGTGGCGGGCCCGGGCGGCGCGTAG
- a CDS encoding alpha/beta hydrolase: MTEHFAQLMKQDFADLDSAVGSWKKLADALTNTQTGSGRRVTGPLHRAGWTGVSASYGFDAMEATESKLGTGRTNAQLIATTLDTLNTKMQAAQRKLRAAVADAEAAGHVVRDDGWVEPKQAVDPKYHNDPDYADVQREANSGLGGFRARIDAAVAEAEAASNEGAEVLRQIDPFDLEKRYGGAHAQEDAARVAAFAGLDKKDIPDGTDPQRSADWWKGLDEEEKRMYLAAYPEQVGGLDGLPATTRDQANRTVLDMRLNDYALRENDLGYHDRSSYRGLQAMKDRLDKSDSAPEHKRLHLLGFSTEGDGRAVVSVGNPDKAAHTAVSVPGTDNQLDNFTDSIDRAEKLQDSAGERTPGQGKDVAVIAWLDYDAPELDASVATPARAENDAETLRDFTHGLRVSHEGERTHMTVIGHSYGSTMVGTADSGGRGLDTDDMIVVGSPGMNVERADQLHVSPSRLYVGIGSDDGVVNWAADKTLGPNPADPGFGAEHMYVDTSEHSDYWDDGSQSLANQGRIIAGKQPEGAPAS; the protein is encoded by the coding sequence GTGACGGAGCACTTCGCCCAGTTGATGAAGCAGGACTTCGCGGACCTGGACAGCGCCGTCGGCTCGTGGAAGAAGCTCGCCGACGCCCTGACGAACACGCAGACGGGCAGCGGCAGGCGCGTGACAGGACCGCTGCACCGGGCGGGCTGGACGGGTGTCAGCGCCTCGTACGGCTTCGACGCCATGGAGGCCACCGAGAGCAAGCTCGGGACGGGCCGCACCAACGCCCAGCTGATCGCCACCACCCTGGACACCCTCAACACCAAGATGCAGGCGGCACAGCGCAAGCTGCGCGCCGCCGTCGCCGACGCGGAGGCGGCGGGCCACGTGGTCCGCGACGACGGCTGGGTCGAGCCCAAGCAGGCCGTGGACCCGAAGTACCACAACGACCCGGACTACGCGGACGTCCAGCGCGAGGCCAACTCCGGGCTCGGCGGCTTCCGCGCCCGGATCGACGCGGCCGTGGCGGAGGCGGAGGCGGCGAGCAACGAGGGCGCCGAAGTCCTGCGCCAGATAGACCCGTTCGACCTCGAGAAGCGGTACGGCGGCGCCCACGCCCAGGAGGACGCGGCCCGCGTCGCCGCCTTCGCCGGCCTCGACAAGAAGGACATCCCCGACGGCACGGACCCGCAGCGCTCGGCGGACTGGTGGAAGGGTCTGGACGAGGAGGAGAAGCGGATGTACCTGGCCGCGTACCCGGAGCAGGTCGGCGGCCTCGACGGCCTGCCCGCGACCACCCGCGACCAGGCCAACCGCACCGTCCTCGACATGCGCCTCAACGACTACGCGCTGCGCGAGAACGACCTCGGCTACCACGACCGCTCCAGCTACCGGGGCCTCCAGGCGATGAAGGACCGGCTGGACAAGTCGGACTCGGCCCCGGAGCACAAGCGGCTCCACCTGCTGGGCTTCAGCACGGAGGGGGACGGCAGGGCGGTCGTCTCGGTCGGCAACCCGGACAAGGCGGCGCACACGGCGGTGTCGGTGCCGGGCACGGACAACCAGCTCGACAACTTCACCGACTCGATCGACCGGGCGGAGAAGCTGCAGGACTCGGCCGGTGAGCGCACCCCGGGCCAGGGCAAGGATGTCGCCGTCATCGCCTGGCTCGACTACGACGCCCCCGAGCTGGACGCCAGCGTCGCCACGCCGGCCCGGGCCGAGAACGACGCCGAGACCCTCCGGGACTTCACGCACGGTCTGCGCGTCTCGCACGAGGGCGAGCGGACCCATATGACCGTCATCGGTCACAGCTATGGATCCACCATGGTGGGCACGGCCGATTCCGGCGGCCGGGGACTGGACACCGATGACATGATCGTCGTCGGCAGCCCGGGCATGAACGTGGAGCGCGCCGACCAGCTCCACGTCTCACCCTCGCGGCTCTACGTCGGGATCGGCTCCGACGACGGGGTCGTCAACTGGGCCGCCGACAAGACCCTCGGTCCCAACCCGGCGGATCCCGGCTTCGGAGCCGAGCACATGTACGTCGACACCAGCGAGCACAGCGACTACTGGGACGATGGCAGCCAGAGCCTGGCGAACCAGGGTCGCATCATCGCCGGGAAGCAGCCGGAGGGCGCTCCCGCCTCATGA
- a CDS encoding precorrin-2 C(20)-methyltransferase, whose amino-acid sequence MTENPTGKLYGVGLGPGDPNLMTVAAVKAIAAADVIAYHSARHGRSIARSIAAEHLRPDHIEERLMYPLTVETTDHPGGYRGALNDFYEEASARLAAHLDAGRTVAVLAEGDPLFYGSYQHMHKRLADRYDTTVIPGVTSVSAAAARLGEPLCEAEEVLTIIPGTLPEDELTARLAGTDSAVVMKLGRTFPTVKRALERAGRLDDARYVERAFMAGERTGDLVDVDPESVPYFSVAVLPSRIDAEPPVRERGEVVVVGTGPAGAPWLTPESRGALVNADVLVGYTTYLDRVPVLRPGQIRHGSDNKVESERAEFALDLARRGHRVAVVSGGDPGVFAMATAVLEVACEPEYADVPVRVLPGVTAANAAAAAAGAPLGHDYATISLSDRLKPWDVIEARLRAASAADLVLALYNPGSKSRTHQVAAARDLLLELRSPETPVVVARDVGGPEQSVRVVTLKTLEPSEVDMRTLLLIGSSQTRAVERADGRTITWTPRRYG is encoded by the coding sequence GTGACCGAGAATCCGACCGGCAAGCTGTACGGCGTCGGGCTCGGCCCCGGCGACCCGAACCTGATGACCGTCGCCGCCGTGAAGGCCATCGCCGCCGCCGACGTGATCGCGTACCACTCGGCCCGCCACGGCCGTTCCATCGCGCGCTCCATCGCCGCCGAGCACCTCCGTCCGGACCACATCGAGGAGCGGCTGATGTACCCGCTCACGGTGGAGACCACGGACCACCCGGGCGGCTACCGGGGCGCCCTGAACGACTTCTACGAGGAGGCCTCGGCCCGCCTCGCCGCGCACCTCGACGCCGGCCGCACCGTCGCCGTCCTCGCCGAGGGCGACCCGCTGTTCTACGGCTCGTACCAGCACATGCACAAGCGGCTCGCGGACCGCTACGACACCACCGTCATCCCCGGTGTCACCTCGGTGTCCGCCGCCGCCGCGCGGCTCGGCGAGCCGCTGTGCGAGGCGGAGGAGGTCCTCACGATCATCCCCGGCACCCTGCCGGAGGACGAGCTGACGGCCCGTCTCGCGGGTACCGACTCGGCGGTCGTGATGAAGCTCGGCCGCACCTTCCCCACCGTGAAGCGGGCCCTGGAGCGGGCCGGCCGGCTCGACGACGCCCGGTACGTGGAGCGGGCGTTCATGGCGGGCGAGCGGACCGGCGACCTGGTGGACGTCGACCCCGAGTCCGTCCCCTACTTCTCGGTCGCGGTGCTGCCCTCCCGTATCGACGCGGAACCTCCCGTACGGGAGCGGGGCGAGGTCGTCGTCGTCGGCACCGGCCCGGCGGGGGCGCCCTGGCTCACCCCCGAGTCGCGCGGCGCGCTCGTCAACGCCGACGTCCTCGTCGGCTACACCACCTACCTGGACCGGGTGCCGGTGCTGCGCCCCGGGCAGATCCGGCACGGCTCCGACAACAAGGTCGAGTCCGAGCGCGCCGAGTTCGCCCTCGACCTGGCCCGCCGGGGCCACCGGGTCGCGGTCGTCTCCGGCGGCGACCCGGGCGTCTTCGCGATGGCCACGGCCGTCCTGGAGGTCGCCTGCGAGCCGGAGTACGCGGACGTGCCCGTACGGGTCCTCCCGGGGGTGACCGCCGCCAACGCGGCCGCCGCCGCCGCGGGCGCCCCCCTCGGCCACGACTACGCGACGATCTCGCTCTCCGACCGGCTCAAGCCCTGGGACGTCATCGAGGCCCGGCTGCGCGCCGCGTCCGCCGCCGATCTGGTCCTCGCGCTCTACAACCCGGGGTCGAAGTCCCGTACGCACCAGGTGGCCGCCGCCCGCGACCTCCTGCTCGAACTCCGGTCGCCCGAGACCCCGGTGGTCGTCGCCCGCGACGTCGGCGGCCCCGAGCAGTCGGTCCGGGTGGTGACCCTGAAGACCCTGGAGCCGTCCGAGGTCGACATGCGCACCCTGCTCCTCATCGGCTCCTCGCAGACGCGGGCGGTCGAGCGGGCCGACGGCCGGACGATCACCTGGACGCCGCGCCGGTACGGCTGA
- a CDS encoding cobalt-precorrin-6A reductase, translating to MHILILGGTTEARALAGLLHGEARVTSSLAGRVASPRLPEGEVRIGGFGGVDGLAEWIGAHAVDAVIDATHPFAERISFNAARAAATAHVPLLALRRPGWVPGEGDDWVSVASLEAAAGALDGLGDRVFLTTGRMGLAAFADRPEWFLVRSVDAPEAPMPARAEVLLDRGPFTLAGEREILARHRIDVLVTKDSGGAATAPKLTAAREAGIPVVVVHRPPVPEGVPTAATPEEAAAWVQLRMP from the coding sequence GTGCACATACTCATTCTCGGGGGGACCACCGAGGCCCGCGCCCTCGCGGGCCTGCTGCACGGCGAGGCCCGGGTCACCAGCTCCCTCGCGGGGCGGGTGGCGAGCCCCCGGCTGCCCGAGGGCGAGGTGCGGATCGGCGGGTTCGGCGGTGTCGACGGGCTCGCGGAGTGGATCGGCGCGCACGCCGTGGACGCGGTCATCGACGCCACGCATCCCTTCGCCGAGAGGATCAGCTTCAACGCGGCCCGGGCGGCCGCCACCGCCCATGTTCCCCTGCTCGCGCTGCGCCGCCCCGGCTGGGTCCCGGGGGAGGGCGACGACTGGGTCTCCGTGGCGTCCCTGGAGGCGGCGGCCGGCGCCCTGGACGGCCTCGGCGACCGTGTCTTCCTGACGACCGGCCGGATGGGCCTCGCGGCCTTCGCGGACCGCCCGGAGTGGTTCCTGGTCCGCTCGGTGGACGCCCCGGAGGCCCCGATGCCGGCCCGCGCGGAGGTCCTCCTCGACCGGGGGCCGTTCACCCTGGCCGGCGAGCGGGAGATCCTGGCCCGCCACCGGATCGACGTCCTGGTGACGAAGGACAGCGGCGGCGCGGCGACCGCCCCGAAACTGACCGCGGCCCGCGAGGCGGGCATCCCGGTCGTGGTGGTCCACCGCCCCCCGGTCCCGGAGGGCGTACCGACGGCGGCGACCCCGGAGGAGGCCGCCGCCTGGGTGCAGTTGCGCATGCCGTAG
- a CDS encoding precorrin-8X methylmutase: MFDYEKDGAEIYRQSFATIRAEADLAGLPADVAQVAVRMIHACGMTDLVRDIAWSPRVVTNARAALRAGAPILCDAQMVASGVTRRRLPADNEVICTLSDPSVPALAAELGTTRSAAALELWRDRLEGSVVAIGNAPTALFHLLQMVAEGAGKPAAVLGIPVGFIGAAESKDALAAQDLGLDYLVVRGRRGGSAMTAAAINAIAHEAEIQK; the protein is encoded by the coding sequence ATGTTCGACTACGAGAAGGACGGGGCGGAGATCTACCGCCAGTCCTTTGCCACGATCCGCGCCGAGGCGGATCTGGCGGGCCTGCCCGCCGACGTCGCCCAGGTGGCGGTCCGGATGATCCACGCCTGCGGCATGACCGACCTCGTACGCGACATCGCCTGGTCGCCGCGGGTCGTCACGAACGCCCGCGCCGCCCTCCGGGCCGGAGCGCCGATCCTCTGCGACGCGCAGATGGTCGCGAGCGGAGTCACCCGGCGTCGGCTTCCCGCCGACAACGAGGTGATCTGCACCCTCTCGGACCCGTCCGTGCCGGCCCTCGCCGCCGAACTCGGCACCACCCGCTCCGCCGCCGCCCTCGAACTGTGGCGGGACCGCCTCGAAGGCTCCGTCGTCGCCATCGGCAACGCGCCGACCGCCCTCTTCCACCTCCTGCAGATGGTCGCGGAAGGGGCCGGGAAGCCCGCCGCCGTCCTCGGCATACCGGTCGGCTTCATCGGCGCCGCCGAGTCCAAGGACGCCCTGGCCGCACAGGACCTGGGCCTCGACTACCTCGTCGTACGGGGCCGGCGCGGCGGCAGCGCCATGACGGCCGCCGCGATCAACGCGATCGCCCACGAAGCGGAGATCCAGAAGTGA